The Euphorbia lathyris chromosome 8, ddEupLath1.1, whole genome shotgun sequence genome has a window encoding:
- the LOC136202294 gene encoding calcium-transporting ATPase 5, plasma membrane-type-like isoform X4 has translation MKLRSHRNSKDSSPYMEEKSQPVIHSPAPNVDEPDCDDNIVYFIKKGIKEGWYDGASIAFAVILVIVVTAVSDYKQSLQFQNLNKEKRNIHMEGIGGGKRVDVSIYDIVVVDVIPLNIGDQLLWVNLIMDTLGALALATEPPTDHLMHRPPVGRREPLVTNIMWKNLLLQAVYQVSVLLVLNFHGKRLLGPKDDNHDEANKVKDTLIFNVFVLCQIFNEFNVRKPDEMNIFEGVTKKPSFHGYN, from the exons ATGAAGTTGAGAAGTCACCGTAATAGCAAGGATTCAAGTCCTTATATGGAAGAAAAGAGCCAGCCGGTTATTCATTCACCGGCACCAAATGTAGACGAGCCAGATTGCGATGACAACATTGTTTATTTCATCAAGAAG GGTATCAAGGAGGGATGGTATGATGGTGCCAGCATTGCTTTTGCAGTTATTCTGGTCATTGTCGTGACAG CTGTGAGTGACTACAAACAATCTCTCCAGTTCCAAAACTTAAATAAGGAGAAGAGAAACATACATATGGAG GGTATCGGGGGTGGTAAAAGAGTTGATGTTTCAATATATGATATTGTTGTTGTAGACGTTATTCCTCTAAACATCGGTGACCAG CTTCTCTGGGTTAACCTTATTATGGATACTCTTGGAGCTTTGGCATTGGCTACAGAACCTCCGACAGATCACCTTATGCATAGGCCCCCAGTTGGTCGCAG gGAGCCACTTGTAACTAATATCATGTGGAAGAACCTGCTGTTACAG GCGGTATATCAAGTGAGTGTGTTGCTGGTCCTTAATTTCCATGGAAAACGTTTATTAGGGCCGAAGGATGATAACCATGACGAAGCAAACAAAGTGAAGGATACCTTGATATTCAATGTGTTTGTGCTTTGTCAA ATCTTCAATGAATTTAATGTTCGGAAGCCAGATGAAATGAATATATTTGAGGGAGTTACAAAAAAACCATCTTTTCATGGCTATAATTGA
- the LOC136202294 gene encoding calcium-transporting ATPase 10, plasma membrane-type-like isoform X3: MKLRSHRNSKDSSPYMEEKSQPVIHSPAPNVDEPDCDDNIVYFIKKGIKEGWYDGASIAFAVILVIVVTAVSDYKQSLQFQNLNKEKRNIHMEGIGGGKRVDVSIYDIVVVDVIPLNIGDQVVRWGRSVYANIQKFIQFQLTLLWVNLIMDTLGALALATEPPTDHLMHRPPVGRREPLVTNIMWKNLLLQAVYQVSVLLVLNFHGKRLLGPKDDNHDEANKVKDTLIFNVFVLCQIFNEFNVRKPDEMNIFEGVTKKPSFHGYN; the protein is encoded by the exons ATGAAGTTGAGAAGTCACCGTAATAGCAAGGATTCAAGTCCTTATATGGAAGAAAAGAGCCAGCCGGTTATTCATTCACCGGCACCAAATGTAGACGAGCCAGATTGCGATGACAACATTGTTTATTTCATCAAGAAG GGTATCAAGGAGGGATGGTATGATGGTGCCAGCATTGCTTTTGCAGTTATTCTGGTCATTGTCGTGACAG CTGTGAGTGACTACAAACAATCTCTCCAGTTCCAAAACTTAAATAAGGAGAAGAGAAACATACATATGGAG GGTATCGGGGGTGGTAAAAGAGTTGATGTTTCAATATATGATATTGTTGTTGTAGACGTTATTCCTCTAAACATCGGTGACCAG GTTGTACGATGGGGCAGATCTGTGTATGCAAACATTCAGAAATTTATCCAGTTTCAGCTTACA CTTCTCTGGGTTAACCTTATTATGGATACTCTTGGAGCTTTGGCATTGGCTACAGAACCTCCGACAGATCACCTTATGCATAGGCCCCCAGTTGGTCGCAG gGAGCCACTTGTAACTAATATCATGTGGAAGAACCTGCTGTTACAG GCGGTATATCAAGTGAGTGTGTTGCTGGTCCTTAATTTCCATGGAAAACGTTTATTAGGGCCGAAGGATGATAACCATGACGAAGCAAACAAAGTGAAGGATACCTTGATATTCAATGTGTTTGTGCTTTGTCAA ATCTTCAATGAATTTAATGTTCGGAAGCCAGATGAAATGAATATATTTGAGGGAGTTACAAAAAAACCATCTTTTCATGGCTATAATTGA
- the LOC136202294 gene encoding calcium-transporting ATPase 10, plasma membrane-type-like isoform X2 gives MKLRSHRNSKDSSPYMEEKSQPVIHSPAPNVDEPDCDDNIVYFIKKGIKEGWYDGASIAFAVILVIVVTAVSDYKQSLQFQNLNKEKRNIHMEGIGGGKRVDVSIYDIVVVDVIPLNIGDQVVRWGRSVYANIQKFIQFQLTVNVAALIINVVATISSDDVRLNAVRLLWVNLIMDTLGALALATEPPTDHLMHRPPVGRREPLVTNIMWKNLLLQAVYQVSVLLVLNFHGKRLLGPKDDNHDEANKVKDTLIFNVFVLCQIFNEFNVRKPDEMNIFEGVTKKPSFHGYN, from the exons ATGAAGTTGAGAAGTCACCGTAATAGCAAGGATTCAAGTCCTTATATGGAAGAAAAGAGCCAGCCGGTTATTCATTCACCGGCACCAAATGTAGACGAGCCAGATTGCGATGACAACATTGTTTATTTCATCAAGAAG GGTATCAAGGAGGGATGGTATGATGGTGCCAGCATTGCTTTTGCAGTTATTCTGGTCATTGTCGTGACAG CTGTGAGTGACTACAAACAATCTCTCCAGTTCCAAAACTTAAATAAGGAGAAGAGAAACATACATATGGAG GGTATCGGGGGTGGTAAAAGAGTTGATGTTTCAATATATGATATTGTTGTTGTAGACGTTATTCCTCTAAACATCGGTGACCAG GTTGTACGATGGGGCAGATCTGTGTATGCAAACATTCAGAAATTTATCCAGTTTCAGCTTACAGTTAATGTTGCAGCTCTCATTATTAATGTTGTAGCCACAATTTCATCTGATGATGTTCGCTTAAATGCTGTCCGG CTTCTCTGGGTTAACCTTATTATGGATACTCTTGGAGCTTTGGCATTGGCTACAGAACCTCCGACAGATCACCTTATGCATAGGCCCCCAGTTGGTCGCAG gGAGCCACTTGTAACTAATATCATGTGGAAGAACCTGCTGTTACAG GCGGTATATCAAGTGAGTGTGTTGCTGGTCCTTAATTTCCATGGAAAACGTTTATTAGGGCCGAAGGATGATAACCATGACGAAGCAAACAAAGTGAAGGATACCTTGATATTCAATGTGTTTGTGCTTTGTCAA ATCTTCAATGAATTTAATGTTCGGAAGCCAGATGAAATGAATATATTTGAGGGAGTTACAAAAAAACCATCTTTTCATGGCTATAATTGA
- the LOC136202294 gene encoding calcium-transporting ATPase 10, plasma membrane-type-like isoform X1 yields MKLRSHRNSKDSSPYMEEKSQPVIHSPAPNVDEPDCDDNIVYFIKKGIKEGWYDGASIAFAVILVIVVTAVSDYKQSLQFQNLNKEKRNIHMEGIGGGKRVDVSIYDIVVVDVIPLNIGDQVVRWGRSVYANIQKFIQFQLTVNVAALIINVVATISSDDVRLNAVRVCSFSSLMFLVFSCLQLLWVNLIMDTLGALALATEPPTDHLMHRPPVGRREPLVTNIMWKNLLLQAVYQVSVLLVLNFHGKRLLGPKDDNHDEANKVKDTLIFNVFVLCQIFNEFNVRKPDEMNIFEGVTKKPSFHGYN; encoded by the exons ATGAAGTTGAGAAGTCACCGTAATAGCAAGGATTCAAGTCCTTATATGGAAGAAAAGAGCCAGCCGGTTATTCATTCACCGGCACCAAATGTAGACGAGCCAGATTGCGATGACAACATTGTTTATTTCATCAAGAAG GGTATCAAGGAGGGATGGTATGATGGTGCCAGCATTGCTTTTGCAGTTATTCTGGTCATTGTCGTGACAG CTGTGAGTGACTACAAACAATCTCTCCAGTTCCAAAACTTAAATAAGGAGAAGAGAAACATACATATGGAG GGTATCGGGGGTGGTAAAAGAGTTGATGTTTCAATATATGATATTGTTGTTGTAGACGTTATTCCTCTAAACATCGGTGACCAG GTTGTACGATGGGGCAGATCTGTGTATGCAAACATTCAGAAATTTATCCAGTTTCAGCTTACAGTTAATGTTGCAGCTCTCATTATTAATGTTGTAGCCACAATTTCATCTGATGATGTTCGCTTAAATGCTGTCCGGGTCTGTAGCTTTTCTTCTCTCATGTTTCTAGTTTTTTCCTGCTTACAGCTTCTCTGGGTTAACCTTATTATGGATACTCTTGGAGCTTTGGCATTGGCTACAGAACCTCCGACAGATCACCTTATGCATAGGCCCCCAGTTGGTCGCAG gGAGCCACTTGTAACTAATATCATGTGGAAGAACCTGCTGTTACAG GCGGTATATCAAGTGAGTGTGTTGCTGGTCCTTAATTTCCATGGAAAACGTTTATTAGGGCCGAAGGATGATAACCATGACGAAGCAAACAAAGTGAAGGATACCTTGATATTCAATGTGTTTGTGCTTTGTCAA ATCTTCAATGAATTTAATGTTCGGAAGCCAGATGAAATGAATATATTTGAGGGAGTTACAAAAAAACCATCTTTTCATGGCTATAATTGA